A genomic segment from Clarias gariepinus isolate MV-2021 ecotype Netherlands chromosome 11, CGAR_prim_01v2, whole genome shotgun sequence encodes:
- the zgc:114130 gene encoding mRNA decay activator protein ZFP36L1, which produces MPSYAFNQFTDRDDILCKQLLKLDMDDLPKTLSPPSSAVGYHRPGSITSNNWTQAKEISLSSSSSSRWNKMGFWSERAVSMVEGDTGGLGWASDKPGSMLNASSFGSSSSSLSSGTASSRYKTELCRTFTERGTCKYGNKCQFAHGHEELRGINRHPKYKTEPCRTFHSIGFCPYGIRCHFVHNNDDDPYFRPQQPSLPTSTQRPRLLKQSFSFAGFPSNPPPLDPPFSQSSFLGMPSASPPSSGTISDLLAMAFPEFQPSHDSGCSSGENTPTASPVQTAPGVPDQSFSVSLGTRSLSLTSLSDHEGRCSSSASSLSGSDLSSAPDSAAKRLPIFSQLSVPDGFCSEGSSSFFL; this is translated from the exons ATGCCGTCGTACGCGTTTAATCAGTTTACCGACAGAGATGACATTCTGTGCAAG CAACTTTTAAAACTAGACATGGATGACCTGCCGAAGACTTTGTCACCTCCTTCGTCAGCTGTCGGATATCACAGGCCTGGATCGATAACTTCCAACAACTGGACGCAAGCCAAAGAAATCTCCCTGTCATCGTCGTCATCATCACGATGGAACAAGATGGGCTTCTGGTCGGAGCGTGCCGTCAGTATGGTGGAGGGTGATACGGGAGGTCTGGGCTGGGCGTCTGACAAGCCCGGGTCCATGCTGAACGCGTCGTCTTTTGGCAGCTCGTCGTCTTCTCTGTCTTCCGGTACGGCGTCGTCACGTTACAAGACTGAACTGTGTCGCACCTTTACGGAAAGAGGCACGTGCAAATATGGGAACAAGTGCCAGTTCGCGCATGGACACGAGGAGCTGCGAGGGATCAATCGCCACCCTAAGTACAAGACCGAACCATGTCGCACGTTCCATTCGATCGGCTTCTGCCCGTACGGTATCCGCTGCCACTTCGTCCACAACAACGATGACGATCCCTACTTCCGCCCTCAGCAGCCCTCTCTTCCCACGAGTACCCAGCGCCCACGCCTTCTAAAACAGAGTTTCAGCTTTGCAGGCTTTCCTTCCAACCCTCCACCACTCGATCCACCATTTTCTCAGTCGTCCTTCCTCGGCATGCCGTCTGCTTCGCCACCTTCATCAGGCACTATCTCTGACCTCCTGGCCATGGCGTTCCCAGAGTTCCAACCCTCGCACGACTCCGGCTGCTCTAGCGGTGAAAACACTCCTACCGCTTCGCCCGTTCAGACTGCACCAGGTGTCCCAGACCAAAGTTTCAGCGTCTCGCTCGGCACGCGGAGCCTCTCGCTCACGTCGCTCTCGGACCACGAGGGACGTTGCAGCAGCTCGGCCAGTAGCCTGAGCGGCTCCGATTTGTCTTCCGCTCCTGACAGTGCAGCCAAGAGACTCCCTATCTTCAGTCAGCTCTCTGTTCCTGATGGGTTTTGCAGCGAAGGCAGTTCAAGTTTCTTCCTTTAG